The following nucleotide sequence is from Mucilaginibacter sp. cycad4.
AAATGTGCAAATGATAGATAAGTAAGTGCCTAATCATTATATATAGCGATAAGTAATCCGGAACCTGAATATCGACTAATCATTTGCACATCTGCCAATATTTTTCTGCATATTAGCTTATCCCTTTTCTCCTACATATCTATTATATATTTATGATAAAAAAACATTTACTCCTATTTGTATTTATAAGTTTTTTTTGCTCAGCCTTTGCACAAAAGATCCAATCGCCGCAGGAGTTCCTGGGGTATAAATTGGGCGAGCACTTTACCCCTCATTATCGTATTGTCGAATATTTTAAATACGTTGCGTCGGTTTCAAAAAATGTAAAGCTGCAGCAATTTGGTACCACTAATGAAGGCCGGCCTTTACTGGCTATGTTTGTCGCATCCGACGAGAATATCGGCAGACTGGATGAGATCCGCCATAATAACCTTAAACTGGCTGGTATTGAAAGCGGCGGCGGCAGCACTGCCATGCCGGTTGTTACCTGGCTAAGCTATAACGTACATGGCAACGAGCCGGCATCAAGCGAAGCCGCTATGTGGACTTTGTTTGACCTGGTTGATCAGGAGAATGCTGCAACCAAGGCCTGGCTCAAAAACATGGTGGTTGTTATCGACCCATGTTTAAACCCCGACGGGCGTGACCGTTACGTGAATTTTTATAACTCGGTAGTTGGTGCCGTGCCCGATGCCAACCCAACATCGCGTGAGCATGCCGAACCATGGCCCGGCGGCAGGGTAAATCATTTTTACTTTGACCTTAACCGCGACTGGGCCTGGCAGCAGCAAAAAGAAACCCAGGCACGTGTAGGCCTGTATAATCAATGGCTGCCGCAGGTACATGTAGATTACCATGAGCAGGGTTATAACGCACCGTATTATTTTGCACCTGCCGCCGAGCCATATCATAAAGATATTACCGCATGGCAGCGCCAGTTCCAGATCACTATCGGTAAAAACAACGCTAAATATTTTGACCAGAACGGCTGGATGTATTTCACCAAATATGAGTTTGATCTGCTGTACCCGTCATACGGCGATACTTATCCTTTATATAATGGCTCTATCGGCATGACCTATGAGCAGGGCGGCATCAGTGCCGGTTTGGCTGTGGTTACCCGCAGCGGGGATACCCTTACCCTGGTGCAGCGTGTGGCCCACCACCATTCAACAAGTTTAAGCACACTTGAAATAGCTGCGTTAAACACCCAAAAGCTTTTGGATGAGTACAAAAAGTTTTTTGATAACAGTCGCGCCAATCCTCCGGGCGAGTACAAAACTTACATTATTAAAAACGATAACAACAATAAAATTAACGCGCTGGCAAAAATGCTGGGCCGCAACGGCATTCAGTATGGCTTCGGTTTAGCTAATAAAACGGTTACCGGCTTTAACTATGTTTCTCAAAAAACAGAACAATACAATGTTGGCGCCAATGACCTGGTAGTTAATGCCTATCAGCCCAAAGCGGTATTACTGCATGTATTGCTGGAGCCCAAAACTTTTATACCCGATTCCAATACTTATGATATTACCGCATGGTCGCTTCCGTATGCTTATGGATTAAAGGCTTATGGTTTAAAAGAATCGTTTAAACCTGCCGGCGCCGAGTGGAGTGTTGCCGCACCTAAGCCGCTGGTAAATACCCATGCCTATGCTTATGTATCGGCATGGCAATCGGTTAATGATGTAAAATTCCTGGCGGCCCTGCTTAAAAAGAGAATCAAAGTACGCTATGCCGAAAAGCCATTTGAAGCCGGAGGCAAGCAGTTTACAGCAGGTTCGTTAATAGTTACCCGTGCAGGTAATGACCTTGCCGATTTTGACCAGGTTGTAACGCAAACGGCAGCTGGTTTGGGCCAGGAGATCACTCCTATTTCAACAGGATTTGTTGATAAAGGATCAGATATCGGTTCGGACGCTGTGAGGTACATTCATCAGCCTAAAATTGCCTTAATTGCCGGCGATGGTGTTAACTCGGAGGCAATGGGCGAGGTTTGGCATTTGTTTGAAGCACAAATCGGGTACCCTGTTACTTTAATAAGGTACCAGGATTTAGGTCGCACCAAATTGGGAGAGTTTGATGTGGTGGTTTGCCCCGATGGTCGTTATGAAGATTTTCCTTCGGAGAAATTACAAAACTGGATCCGCGACGGTGGTAAGCTGATAGCGGTAGATAACGCTGTATCGTTACTGGTTGATAAAAAGGGCTTCCTCATTAAAAGGAAGGAAGAAAAAAAGGAAGACAAGGATAAAGAAAAGGAAAAAGATAAAACAGTTAAGCTGTATGGAGATCGTGACCGTTTGGCCCTTAGCGAATCCATCCCCGGTGCAATTTATAAACTGAACCTTGATAATACACATCCGCTTGGCTTTGGCTTGCCTGATTATTACTATTCGTTAAAGCTGAATGACGATATCTATGATCTTTTTTCGGGCGATGACGGCTGGAACGTAGGTACCATAAAAAAGGATGGCTACGTATCGGGCTTTGTTGGCCAGGAATCAAAAAAGAAGATCAGCAATGGTTTATTATTGGGTGTACAACCCATGGGCCGCGGTTCGGTAGTTTACATGGTTGATGATCCGCTATTCCGCAGTTTCTGGGAAAACGGCAAGCTGTTGTTCAGCAACGCGGTGTTTATGGTGGGGCAGTAATAGCCTCGGCCCCCAGCCCTCGCCCCCCAGCCCCCTGAAAGGGGAGCAGCTACATCGCTCTTATAATTAAAAGGCAGGTTCTTCAAAATGGGAACCTGCCTTTTGTATTTATCAAGAATATGCTAATCAAAAGCTCCCCCTTTAGGGGGCGGGGGGGGCATGCGCTTGATTTAATTATTCCCCTTCACCCTGCCTTTTTCGTCGTCGGCTCCTGAACGGTGCTCACGCATTTTGATGGAGTTGTTGCCAAAGTTATAGGTAAAGGTAAGGCGCATTACGCGGGTATCATTCTTTTGCTTGATGGTAAAATTATTGTTCACCACCTGGCTGCTCAAGTCATTACGGCGAATGTTGAAGATATCATCACATGAAGCTTTGATATTGAATTTCTTTTCCATGAACGATTTACTGACCCCCATATCTACCGAGTAGCGCGGCCTGATCTTGTAAATACCGTAGGTTAATGATGATTGATAATCGCCCGTTACTTCAAAACGGTAGCCTGCAAACTTGAATGTTTGGGTTGTACGACCCTGGAAAGCCCATTGCCCATCGTTAAATTTCTGCCCGGCAAGGGTATCGGACTTAAAGCCCAGGTAAAACGCGGTCGCGTTAACATTGCCCTCCCACCATTTGGTAATAGTGAATGGAGTATTGAGGTTAACATTGTAACCGGTTTGGGTTTGCAGGTTCTGGTGTGTTTCAAACGAGCGCTTACCTTCGGTTAATATCAGTTCGGTGATAGCATCAGTAGTATGACTGTAACCAAGGCTTACGTTGATGGTTTTATTATAAGTATAGTTAAGCTCAAAATTTTGAGTGTATTGCGGGTTCAGGAACGCGTTGCCCTGTGAATAGGTGTATGGATCAAGATAATAGATAAAAGGGTTCAGGTCATCATAACCCGGACGGTCGATACGGCGGCTGTATGAAAAGCTTACTTCGTTTTTATCATTGAGGGTTTGATTAATGAATACGCTTGGGAACAGGTTTAAATAGCTTCTCTTAACAGGTGTACTGCCGATCAGGTTACCTGTAGACCGGGTTTGCTCGGCACGTAAACCTAATTGTACAGAGAATTTTTTGAATTGCTTATTCAGGTTCAAATACCCCGCATTAATTTTTTCGGTGTAAATAAAGCGGTTGGTACGTGTAGTATCATTAATATAAGCACCATTGCTGAAGATCTGCGCCTGCAGGTCGTTATCGGTTTTAACACTGCTGAATTTTACCCCGGCTTCCAGTTTAATGGTTTTGGTAAGCGGTTTGGTATAGTCAGCTTTACCGGTGTAGATGCTTATGGTTGATGGTGTTTGGTTCCGGAGCATCTGCGGGGCATGCTGTATGCTGCCGTCGGGCAAAAAGTAATTGGTATTGTACATCGCGTTTGAATTATTCCTGAATTTGGAATAATCCAGATCGATGCTTAGTTCCTGGCCGCTTGTATCAAGTTTCAGTCGGTCATTAAGGTTAAGTGCAAAGTTTTTATAGGTTTGCCTGATATCAGATGTAGTATGCAATGACGAATCTGCCACACCAAATTGTTTACCTATGATAGTGGTATTGTCATTCAAATCTTTTTCACTGTTTGAATAGCCGCTTACCACAAAGCCGATAGTATGTTTTGAGGTGAGGTCATAGTCGGCCCCTAAACGATAGTTATTATAATGGTTGATGCTTGGCAGGCTTGATTTTTGGTTGAAATAAGTTTTGTTGCCAAGTGAATCAGTTATGATCCTGTTAATGCCGATATCATGCCCGCGTTTGTTATCACCCCTGCTTAATGAAGTAAATACATTAAGTGCGCCATCTTTATGGTTAAGGTTAAGGCTGGTATTATCGCGCCAATACTTACTTTTTGCACCACCCACGGTAAGGCTGCCGTTGGTGCCTGATTGGGCATTCTTTTTTAATTTGATATTAATGATCCCCGAGTTGCCGGCTGCATCATATTTTGCCGAAGGGTTGGTAATGATTTCGATAGATTTAATGGTATTGCCATCGGTTGAGCGTAATAAGGTGGCCAGTTGTGCAGCAGTAAGATAGGTTAGCTTATCGTTTATCATTACCGTTACTCCCTGTTTGCCTTTCAGGCTGATGTTATCGTCTTTATCAACAGTAACGCCAGGGGCACGTTCTAAAATTTCCATAGCGGTATTGCCGGCTGCCAGTACGCTGTTTTCAACGTTCATTACGGTACGGTCAATTTTACGTTCAATAAGGGGCTTGGTGGCGGTAATAGTTACTCCCTTTAATTCGGTACTGCCTGTGTGCAGGTTCAAAGCAGGGGCTGTAACCTGCGATGCATTTGCAGGTACACTAAAACTTTTGCTTACAGCCTTTTGATAACCAACAACAGAAGCTTTAACGATATAGCTGCCCGCTTTTATGTTGGTAAAAACATAAACACCGGCATCGTTGCTTAGCGCACCTTTAACCACGGTTGAATCAGATGCACGTAAAAGACTTACTGTTGCATAATCAAGCGGTTTGCCCTGGTCATTGACCAAGGCTCCTGATACTTTGGCAACAGGCGCGGCCTGCTGGGCAAAGGATACACTACAGCTGATAGCAACAAGCAGCAGTGTATAAAATATGTTGTGTATGAAAGTTTTCATTTTTAGTTCGGTTTAAAAAGTATGGGCAATACAATGCCGGTAAAGAATTACTTCTTTTTTAAAATTTGTAAATAAGTTTTTAGTTAGTGCCGATATGTTTTGCGGCGTTTAGGGTTTTAGTAATTATGAGATATAAGCAGTTGTTTTCATTGTGTTCATGTTTTTAATTTAATTTTTTTGCAAAACAATCCCACCTGACTTTTGGGCCATTTTTTAACGCTTATTAAATTTATATTGCCGGATTACCCGGAAATGGTAATTGTGTTGCTTTTATAGTAAGATGCAGAAACAGGGGTGTTGGTTACAGATTATTTTCACTTTTTAATGCAGGCATTAAATTTTTTGCCATATCCTTAATAATCCTGAAGGTAATTGGCAGTTCATTTTGGCGGGGAATGTTTGATTTAAGGTTGTTTACCCTGCTGTTTAAAAGCGGGTTATTGCCTGTTTGAAACAGGAAGTAAAAAGGTATAATAAGCCCGCTAAAAATTAGCAGGCTTATATATTTAAAAATGGTTTTCACAGACAGGTGGCTTTTTAATGTTCCGGCATAATGGTAGTATCCGGCACCCCTCCGTCTTTTGATGCTTTTATCTTTTCCATGATCTTATCAGCCGTTGCGTTAGTGTCTGTTTTGCACTCCAATCCGTTTGCAGTCATGATGTAAGTAGCCGTGGTGATGCCGTTATTGTTAACCTGGTCTTTACACTCATATATATTAAAAGTAATGTTACGGTCAAGCTTTTCATCAATAATGATCTTAGCGTTAAGCGGTACCTTTAAGGTAAGACGTAGCTCCTGTCCGCGCCATAAAAAGCCTTTGGGCATTTCCAAATGGCGGTCAAAATTCAAAACCGAATCTTTTTGTTCAAAACGATAAGCTGCACTGCGGGCGTTGATCAGGGCTTCCTCAAGGTTGCTGCCACGGGCGCTGAAAGTTTCGATCAGTACAGGCTGCGGCACATCGCTTTTTTCAATATCAATGGTAACATTATGATTTGGCATATCATCGCCGTTAAAGTCATCATCTAAAATGATCATGCCTT
It contains:
- a CDS encoding M14 metallopeptidase family protein, with product MIKKHLLLFVFISFFCSAFAQKIQSPQEFLGYKLGEHFTPHYRIVEYFKYVASVSKNVKLQQFGTTNEGRPLLAMFVASDENIGRLDEIRHNNLKLAGIESGGGSTAMPVVTWLSYNVHGNEPASSEAAMWTLFDLVDQENAATKAWLKNMVVVIDPCLNPDGRDRYVNFYNSVVGAVPDANPTSREHAEPWPGGRVNHFYFDLNRDWAWQQQKETQARVGLYNQWLPQVHVDYHEQGYNAPYYFAPAAEPYHKDITAWQRQFQITIGKNNAKYFDQNGWMYFTKYEFDLLYPSYGDTYPLYNGSIGMTYEQGGISAGLAVVTRSGDTLTLVQRVAHHHSTSLSTLEIAALNTQKLLDEYKKFFDNSRANPPGEYKTYIIKNDNNNKINALAKMLGRNGIQYGFGLANKTVTGFNYVSQKTEQYNVGANDLVVNAYQPKAVLLHVLLEPKTFIPDSNTYDITAWSLPYAYGLKAYGLKESFKPAGAEWSVAAPKPLVNTHAYAYVSAWQSVNDVKFLAALLKKRIKVRYAEKPFEAGGKQFTAGSLIVTRAGNDLADFDQVVTQTAAGLGQEITPISTGFVDKGSDIGSDAVRYIHQPKIALIAGDGVNSEAMGEVWHLFEAQIGYPVTLIRYQDLGRTKLGEFDVVVCPDGRYEDFPSEKLQNWIRDGGKLIAVDNAVSLLVDKKGFLIKRKEEKKEDKDKEKEKDKTVKLYGDRDRLALSESIPGAIYKLNLDNTHPLGFGLPDYYYSLKLNDDIYDLFSGDDGWNVGTIKKDGYVSGFVGQESKKKISNGLLLGVQPMGRGSVVYMVDDPLFRSFWENGKLLFSNAVFMVGQ
- a CDS encoding outer membrane beta-barrel family protein, whose amino-acid sequence is MKTFIHNIFYTLLLVAISCSVSFAQQAAPVAKVSGALVNDQGKPLDYATVSLLRASDSTVVKGALSNDAGVYVFTNIKAGSYIVKASVVGYQKAVSKSFSVPANASQVTAPALNLHTGSTELKGVTITATKPLIERKIDRTVMNVENSVLAAGNTAMEILERAPGVTVDKDDNISLKGKQGVTVMINDKLTYLTAAQLATLLRSTDGNTIKSIEIITNPSAKYDAAGNSGIINIKLKKNAQSGTNGSLTVGGAKSKYWRDNTSLNLNHKDGALNVFTSLSRGDNKRGHDIGINRIITDSLGNKTYFNQKSSLPSINHYNNYRLGADYDLTSKHTIGFVVSGYSNSEKDLNDNTTIIGKQFGVADSSLHTTSDIRQTYKNFALNLNDRLKLDTSGQELSIDLDYSKFRNNSNAMYNTNYFLPDGSIQHAPQMLRNQTPSTISIYTGKADYTKPLTKTIKLEAGVKFSSVKTDNDLQAQIFSNGAYINDTTRTNRFIYTEKINAGYLNLNKQFKKFSVQLGLRAEQTRSTGNLIGSTPVKRSYLNLFPSVFINQTLNDKNEVSFSYSRRIDRPGYDDLNPFIYYLDPYTYSQGNAFLNPQYTQNFELNYTYNKTINVSLGYSHTTDAITELILTEGKRSFETHQNLQTQTGYNVNLNTPFTITKWWEGNVNATAFYLGFKSDTLAGQKFNDGQWAFQGRTTQTFKFAGYRFEVTGDYQSSLTYGIYKIRPRYSVDMGVSKSFMEKKFNIKASCDDIFNIRRNDLSSQVVNNNFTIKQKNDTRVMRLTFTYNFGNNSIKMREHRSGADDEKGRVKGNN